The Fulvivirga maritima genome segment ATAGCTGCAGGACAAAGCTCCACCATAACCGGAACACTGGCAGGACAGATAGTTATGGAAGGCTACTTACACTTAAGAATACAACCATGGCTGAGACGGCTTTTAACACGCCTTATAGCCATTGTTCCTGCTTTCCTGGTCATCTATATCTATGGAGAAAAAGAAACCGGAAAAATGCTTATTTTTAGCCAAGTGTTACTTAGCTTGCAGCTGGGCTTTGCCGTGATCCCTCTGATACACTTTGTATCGGATAAAAAGAAGATGGGGGAGTTTGCCATTAAACTATGGGTAAAAATTGCCGCATGGATCATAGCAGCCGTGGTGGTGGTGCTCAATGTAAAACTGGTAGTAGATGAAATGAAAAACTGGATGATAGAGTCTGAAGGTAATTCTTACATCTTATGGCTTACGGTGGTACCTCTGGCACTGGCCATCATGTCATTATTACTTTACATTACCTTTAAACCACTAATGACTTCTAAAATAACCCCTAAAACAAAAACACCGCACGGAGCATATCTTCCTATCGATTTCCATGAAGAACGAGAATATAAAAGGATAGCCATAGCGGTAGACTTTTCTGACATAGATAATAAAACTATCAACAGCGCCTTATCTCAAGGTGGACACAAAGCAGAGTACAGCTTAATCCACATTGTAGAGTCAGCCGGAGCATTTGTGATGGGCAGCGAAATACATGACCTGGAATCTACCCAAGATGCCCTGTATCTTAACAAATACGTGCAGCAGATGACTGAGAAAGGCTATAAAGTAAAACCTCAACTAGGCTTCGGTAACCCGAAACGAACTATTCCCAAACTAGTAAAACATTTTAATGCCGACCTTTTAGTGATGGGCTCTCATGGCCATGGCTGGTTTATGGATATATTATTCGGAACCACAGTGAGCGGCGTAAGGCATAAGTTAAAAATACCGCTGTTTATTGTAAAAGAAGAAGAATTAGAAAATGTATAAAAGAAATGGGGCGCCTCAGCAATGAAAGCGCCCCATTTTTATTTTATTTCTGTTTTATTAAAATCATTCCCGAGTTACTATACTCACATCGGCCCTACGGTTTTCTTCAGGATCAGCCCCAGCCTCTGACTTTACCGCACCAAACCCCTGAGCTATGATTCGCTCTTCCGGAATACCATTGGCCACAAAATAATCCAGTACTATCAATGCCCTTTTTTTGCGAAAGCTTAAGATTATACCTAGGATTACCATCAGCACTGGCAAAGCCTGAGATATTGATATCTAAAAGCTCGTATTTATTAAGCAAATTAATAATACTATCCAACTCCTCCCTATGCTCCTCATGAATGGCACTTTGGGCTGTATTGAAATAAATACGATGAGCATGATCCATCAATTTCATTTCATGATCCTCAAAATCAGCTTCTTCCGAAAGCACCTGACCATTCGCTGCTGCTGTTGCTACACCCCCACCTCCTTCATGCACACGATTTATTGTTTCCGCATTTTGAGCTATCAATTCATAGCCAGTTGGCCTGTCTTTATTAGAGCCGTGATACTTCACCCTAAAAATATCAGTATAACCTAAACCCCCTTCTCTTACTGACGAATAATACCCTACTCTACCATCTTCTGAAGCTCTGAAATAAATCTCATCATCGGGTGTGTTTACCGGGAACCCCAGGTTTTCCGGCTCAGACCATTCTCCTGACAAACTATCATAAACAGATTTGAAAATATCATAACCTCCATATCCCTTATGACCTGAGCTACTGAAATACAAGGTTTTACCATCATAAGCCAGAAATGGACTTTCCTCATCATAAGGTGTATTGATAGTAGTACCCAGACTTTTTGATTTATACCAATTGCCTTTATCATCTTTTATGCACATATAAATATCAATACCTCCCTCACCACCAGGCCTGTCACTGGTATAAAAAATCACATCTGATGACGATGTTTCCGTAATAGAGCTTTCGGAATAGATAGAAGAATTCACCTTGTTAGTTAGGTATTCTGATTCGGTCCACTCACCATTTTCATAATCACTATAATAGATATCTCCCGCATTAATGTCCTTGTAAAGATATAGTCGATTACCATCGGCCGATAGAGAAATATTAGCATCATGATACTCTGTATTGATAGGCGCTCCGATATTCTCAGCCTCCGTCCACTTGCCTCCTACTTTTCTTGATATAAATATATCTTCATAATAAAAGTTATCCTTATCTACATCAGGGCTGGTGTTATCTTCCTGCCTACGAGAGGTAAAAATCATAACGGTCTGATCCTTATTAAGCACAGGAGCATAGTCTGGCCACACTGAATTTATACCTGGCTCCAGCACCTCCACAGAATATCGCGCTGGCTGGCTGATGATTTCCTTACCATTTTTACACTCTTCAATCCTTCTTTTTACATCTTCTGGCAAAACGCGGTCACGACCACGGTAATGGAGATCATGCAACACTTTATGCTGATACCTTTCATAACATTCAATGGCCATATCAAAATCTAACCCATGATGATACGCCCGACCTATCTGATACCACAAATCATATCGATAAGAAGGTCTCTGCTGCTCTACCCTAAGAAAATATTTAAGTGACAAATCTTTATCTATAGTCTCCAGGTACAGCTGACCGGCCATCCAATTAGCCTTTACATTATAAGGGTCAAGCTCAGCTGCTTTTATGTACAGCTCCTTAGCCACCTCTATAGCCTCTTTTTGCTGACTGTAAATTTGATCTGCCTGCTGTAGGTATTCAGCCGCCATTGACACGGAGTCTTGTTGGGCTTTTACAGGAAATGAAAACAAAAGACAACAGGCTAAAAAATAATACGAATATTTCACCAAATGATCAGGTTCGTTTAAAAAATAACTTTTCACAAACCTGAAATATAACGGCTTCCTTAGAGGATATCAAAATTAAATCTGCCAACCAACATAAATCCACTATAGGTAACCATATCAAGAAACTACCTCTGCTTTCGTTTTTCAGTTATATATAATAAGTACATTTGCAGTTCACTAAACAGAGAAGATTTGAGTCAGCATATAGGATCCACCGAAGATACCATTGTAGCCCTTTCTACCGCTCCAGGCGTAGGCGCCATAGCCGTTATCAGATTATCTGGCGATGATGCCATTAAGATCTGCAACAGTGTATTTAAAGGCAAAGACCTGGAACAGCAACCTACCCACACCTTACATTTCGGCACCATACGCGATAGAGAAAAGGTGATAGATGAAGTGGTAGTTTCTCTGTTTGTTGGCCCCAAATCATTCACTAAAGAAAATGTGGTGGAGATCAGCTGCCACGGCTCCCCTTTTATAGTAAAGCAAATTATAAAAGTGTTGCTTGCTGCAGGCTCCAGACTGGCATTACCGGGTGAGTTTACCAAACGCGCTTTCCTTAATGGTCAGTTTGATTTGGCTCAGGCCGAAGCGGTGGCAGATCTTATCAATTCAGATTCGGCTGCTTCTCATGAAGCAGCTCTTAACCAAATGCGTGGAGGTTTCTCTGAGCAGATTCGTCAGCTAAGGGAAGAGTTGATCCACTTTGCCTCTATGATAGAGCTGGAGTTAGACTTTGGTGAGGAAGATGTAGAGTTTGCCGATAGAGATGATTTAAAACAGCTGATCAACAACCTACTCAAAGTGATTAATGCGCTGATCGAAAGCTTTGATTTGGGTAATGTGATTAAAAATGGAGTACCTACCGTGATAGCAGGCAAGCCTAATGCAGGTAAATCAACATTGCTCAATGCTTTGTTAAATGAAGAAAGAGCAATAGTATCTGACATAGCCGGAACTACCCGTGATGTTATTGAAGATGAAATCAATCTGGGCGGTATCACTTTTAGGTTTATTGACACGGCCGGAATTAGAGAGACAGAAGACACCATAGAAAAAATTGGAGTTGAGCGCACACAAGCTCAAATGAAAAAGGCCTCTCTTATTATATATATGATTGACCTGGCCAATGACAATGTTGTAGACTTCAACCGCGACATCAACAAGCTGGAGAATATGGGTATTCCGTTTATAGTGGTGGGCAACAAAATTGACAAGGCTCAGCCAGAACTAAAATCAGCTGTGGAAGGTGTAAAGGGATCCATACTTATAGCCGCCAACACAAAAGAGAACCTGGACGCTTTGAAAGATAGAATTTTGGAAGAGGTTAATCTTGATAACTTCAAGTCTGGCAACACCATAGTAACTAACATTCGTCACTATGACAATCTACTTAAAACCAAGAATGCCCTACAAGATGTCCTCAACGGCCTCGGCAACAACATCACTGGCGACTTTTTAGCCATGGACATCAGGCAGTCATTACATTATTTAGGAGAGATCACTGGTGAGATTACTACAGATGATTTGTTGGCGAATATCTTTAGTAAGTTTTGTATTGGGAAATAGGATATCCTTCTTCATTAACTCTTTCAATTGCCTTTAATATGTGCTCCTTTGTGATACCCTCGAATACATTTATAATTTAATCACCCTACCATACCCTCCACAAACACCTCGACAAACTGCTTCATCTTTGAAATGATGCGTTCTCCAATTGATCTGGCTTGCAATACACTAGGACGATTATCAAGGCATTTGAATACCTCATCTCTCAATGGCTCCTGGTGGCTAAAAATGTAGGCATCAATCAATGATTTGAATTGCTCCTGGTCAAGGTTTTCTTCCTCACAGAGTTTTTGAAGTGCCAAGACCTTTTGTTCTTCCCAATACTTTTCAAATTCATCAGAAATCATATCTGCGTGAGGAATTTTAGGCAGGTGCTCTTCTATAAACTTCTCGATAAGTTCTCGCTTACTTCTTAGCTCAACTTCATTGTTAAGCATATCCATAATCTGCTTTTTCTGCTTGGCAGCTTCATTGGCCTTAGCTGTTTTAAGTTTGACTAGCAGCTTTATAATGTAACTAACATTAATCTCATCTCTGTGAATCAGCTCCAACTCAAAGTCTACGTCATTGAGGATAGATTCTTTTAGCTTGGCCGTATCACTTTTTACTTTATCATAAAGGTCAAGGTATTTGCTTTTGTAATCTTCAAAAGCCTGCTCAGTCATGGGTAGATCATCCCAACTAAAATCCGTAAATGATGTAAGCACATTCTTAACCCTCATCAAGGCTCTGAAAGACTGAACAAAGGTCATTTCATCATCTTCTGTTAGCAGATCATCAACAATTCCTACTGTAGGAGCTACTTTGAGTAAGTCGGCAAAGGCATTGCTGAATTTTCTAACGATTTCTTCGTACGGAGGAAGTATGATTTCTTCAATAGCCTCCTTGTTAGAGAATAAAGTAATGGCTTCATCAGTGGCTTTCTTAAGATTTCTGAAGGCCATAATATTCCCTTGAGACTTGGTTTCATTGATGATGCGATTAGTTCTGGAATAAGCTTGTATAAGCCCATGATACCGAAGGTTCTTGTCCACATATAGAGTATTGACCATTTTAGCATCAAATCCTGTTAAAAACATGTTTACTACGAGTAGAATATCTAACCTATCTCTATCTTGAAAATCTTCCTTCTCTCTATTTTTTAGCCGTTTACTAATGTCCTTGTAATAGTTTTCAAATTGCTTACTGTCTTTTGTGGTAAACTTAGTGTCATACATAGCATTGTAGTCTTTGATGAACTCATCGAGTTTATCACGGGTTGAACTGCTTATGTATTTGAGTTTAGGTTCAGCCGCAATTGACATGTCTCCCGGAAGCATGCCTGCTGCATCAGGATCATCTTCATTAACACCATAGGTAAATATTGTGGCTACTCGTAAATCATGTTTCCCTTCCTTTATCTTCTTCTTAAAGAGCTCATAGTAAGTAATCAGATTCGGAATACTACTTACGGCAAAAATTGATGAGAAAGCTTTATTATGTGTTTTGGTAGTGTGATAGTCTATAATATATTCAACGATCTTTTCTAATCGCTTAGGTGAGTCTATTACCTCGGTTTTGTCAATATCCTCCACCTCTATATCCAGTAGCGTATTACTTTTTTGCTTGTACTTCCCGATATACTCAACACTGAACTTCAATACATTCTGATCTCGAATGGCATCGGTGATTACATATTTATGCAAACACTCCCCAAATAAGTCTTTGGTGGTACGCTTACCTAGGTCGTTTTTAGCTGCATTATCAGCAAAGATGGGTGTGCCGGTAAAACCAAATAACTGACTGCCTTTAAAGTAATTAACAATACGTTTATGTGTGTCTCCAAACTGACTGCGGTGACATTCATCAAAAATGAATACTACTCTTTTGTCCTTAAGTTTATCCAGCTTCTTTTCGTACCGTTTTTTGGAAATAGCATTATTTAACTTTTGAATCGTAGTAAGCACCAACTTGGTATCATCTGTAAATTGCTTGACCAGCGAGGAGGTATTATCAGTTACATCTACACTTCCCTTTTTAAAGCTATTAAACTCGTTCATGGTCTGGTAATCGAGGTCTTTACGATCGACCACAAATACTACTTTATGCACTTCCGGCAAGTCCATGATGATTTGGCTGGCTTTGAAGGAAGTTAATGTTTTACCTGAGCCGGTAGTATGCCAGATATAGCCACTATCCTTAGTAGTTTGCACATGATCAATGATAGCCTCTACAGCATAATACTGGTAGGGACGAAGCACCATCATCACTTTATTGGTTTCGCTCATCACTACATAATGAGCGATCATTTTACTCAGGTGTTCTTTGTTGAGGAATGAGTTGGTAAACTCAGATAGCATAGTGGTTCGTTTGTTATTCTCCTCCGCCCAGAAGAATGATTGTTTAAAAGACTGGAGTCGGTTATTAGCCAGGTATTTGGTATTAACTCCATTACTTATCACAAACAGCTGCACATATTGAAACAGCCCATGATTACTCCAAAATGACTGCCTTTGATAGCGATTAATCTGATTGAAGGCCTCTTTCATTTCGATGCCTCTACGCTTAAGCTCTACCTGAACGAGTGGCAGGCCATTGACAAGGAGCGTTACATCATAACGGTTTTTGTAAGTACCCGCTTGTGAAACCTGGTTAGTGACCTGGAATAGATTATTGTCTCTGTGCTCACTATCAAAAAATTGAATATAGGAAATGCTCCCATCTTCCCGTGTAAGTGCAAACCGATCTCTAAGTGTCTTAGACTTCTCAAATACATTACCCTTTGCCAAATAATTGAGCACCTGATCAAACTCCTTGTCACTTAACTGAACCTTATTAAAAAGTTCTAACTGCGATTTTAAATTGGCAAGTAAGTCATGGCCATCTCGAAGTAGAATACGCTCATATCCCAAGCTTTC includes the following:
- a CDS encoding type I restriction endonuclease subunit R, translated to MNTQPEAILENNFIKQLESLGYERILLRDGHDLLANLKSQLELFNKVQLSDKEFDQVLNYLAKGNVFEKSKTLRDRFALTREDGSISYIQFFDSEHRDNNLFQVTNQVSQAGTYKNRYDVTLLVNGLPLVQVELKRRGIEMKEAFNQINRYQRQSFWSNHGLFQYVQLFVISNGVNTKYLANNRLQSFKQSFFWAEENNKRTTMLSEFTNSFLNKEHLSKMIAHYVVMSETNKVMMVLRPYQYYAVEAIIDHVQTTKDSGYIWHTTGSGKTLTSFKASQIIMDLPEVHKVVFVVDRKDLDYQTMNEFNSFKKGSVDVTDNTSSLVKQFTDDTKLVLTTIQKLNNAISKKRYEKKLDKLKDKRVVFIFDECHRSQFGDTHKRIVNYFKGSQLFGFTGTPIFADNAAKNDLGKRTTKDLFGECLHKYVITDAIRDQNVLKFSVEYIGKYKQKSNTLLDIEVEDIDKTEVIDSPKRLEKIVEYIIDYHTTKTHNKAFSSIFAVSSIPNLITYYELFKKKIKEGKHDLRVATIFTYGVNEDDPDAAGMLPGDMSIAAEPKLKYISSSTRDKLDEFIKDYNAMYDTKFTTKDSKQFENYYKDISKRLKNREKEDFQDRDRLDILLVVNMFLTGFDAKMVNTLYVDKNLRYHGLIQAYSRTNRIINETKSQGNIMAFRNLKKATDEAITLFSNKEAIEEIILPPYEEIVRKFSNAFADLLKVAPTVGIVDDLLTEDDEMTFVQSFRALMRVKNVLTSFTDFSWDDLPMTEQAFEDYKSKYLDLYDKVKSDTAKLKESILNDVDFELELIHRDEINVSYIIKLLVKLKTAKANEAAKQKKQIMDMLNNEVELRSKRELIEKFIEEHLPKIPHADMISDEFEKYWEEQKVLALQKLCEEENLDQEQFKSLIDAYIFSHQEPLRDEVFKCLDNRPSVLQARSIGERIISKMKQFVEVFVEGMVG
- a CDS encoding Nramp family divalent metal transporter — encoded protein: MKSLGDANASINASNKKGFWKKLFAFLGPAYLVSVGYMDPGNWATDLAGGSEFGYTLIWVLLMSNLMAILLQSLSARLGLVRKMDLAQASRATYPPFVNFCLYILAEIAIAATDLAEVLGMAIGLQLLFGLPLLWGVSLTVADTFLFLILQTYGMRKMEAFIISLVAIIGGAFLIEMVFAKPDMGELAQGFIPTIPNHSALYIAIGIIGATVMPHNLYLHSSLVQTRKINPSPKGIWAAIRFNIIDSAVALNLAFFVNAAILVLAAATFHKNGMYDIAEIQDAHKLLTPMLGSKWAAILFAVALIAAGQSSTITGTLAGQIVMEGYLHLRIQPWLRRLLTRLIAIVPAFLVIYIYGEKETGKMLIFSQVLLSLQLGFAVIPLIHFVSDKKKMGEFAIKLWVKIAAWIIAAVVVVLNVKLVVDEMKNWMIESEGNSYILWLTVVPLALAIMSLLLYITFKPLMTSKITPKTKTPHGAYLPIDFHEEREYKRIAIAVDFSDIDNKTINSALSQGGHKAEYSLIHIVESAGAFVMGSEIHDLESTQDALYLNKYVQQMTEKGYKVKPQLGFGNPKRTIPKLVKHFNADLLVMGSHGHGWFMDILFGTTVSGVRHKLKIPLFIVKEEELENV
- a CDS encoding OmpA family protein; its protein translation is MAAEYLQQADQIYSQQKEAIEVAKELYIKAAELDPYNVKANWMAGQLYLETIDKDLSLKYFLRVEQQRPSYRYDLWYQIGRAYHHGLDFDMAIECYERYQHKVLHDLHYRGRDRVLPEDVKRRIEECKNGKEIISQPARYSVEVLEPGINSVWPDYAPVLNKDQTVMIFTSRRQEDNTSPDVDKDNFYYEDIFISRKVGGKWTEAENIGAPINTEYHDANISLSADGNRLYLYKDINAGDIYYSDYENGEWTESEYLTNKVNSSIYSESSITETSSSDVIFYTSDRPGGEGGIDIYMCIKDDKGNWYKSKSLGTTINTPYDEESPFLAYDGKTLYFSSSGHKGYGGYDIFKSVYDSLSGEWSEPENLGFPVNTPDDEIYFRASEDGRVGYYSSVREGGLGYTDIFRVKYHGSNKDRPTGYELIAQNAETINRVHEGGGGVATAAANGQVLSEEADFEDHEMKLMDHAHRIYFNTAQSAIHEEHREELDSIINLLNKYELLDINISGFASADGNPRYNLKLSQKKGIDSTGLFCGQWYSGRANHSSGVWCGKVRGWG
- the mnmE gene encoding tRNA uridine-5-carboxymethylaminomethyl(34) synthesis GTPase MnmE, with the protein product MSQHIGSTEDTIVALSTAPGVGAIAVIRLSGDDAIKICNSVFKGKDLEQQPTHTLHFGTIRDREKVIDEVVVSLFVGPKSFTKENVVEISCHGSPFIVKQIIKVLLAAGSRLALPGEFTKRAFLNGQFDLAQAEAVADLINSDSAASHEAALNQMRGGFSEQIRQLREELIHFASMIELELDFGEEDVEFADRDDLKQLINNLLKVINALIESFDLGNVIKNGVPTVIAGKPNAGKSTLLNALLNEERAIVSDIAGTTRDVIEDEINLGGITFRFIDTAGIRETEDTIEKIGVERTQAQMKKASLIIYMIDLANDNVVDFNRDINKLENMGIPFIVVGNKIDKAQPELKSAVEGVKGSILIAANTKENLDALKDRILEEVNLDNFKSGNTIVTNIRHYDNLLKTKNALQDVLNGLGNNITGDFLAMDIRQSLHYLGEITGEITTDDLLANIFSKFCIGK